One Helianthus annuus cultivar XRQ/B chromosome 12, HanXRQr2.0-SUNRISE, whole genome shotgun sequence genomic region harbors:
- the LOC110894377 gene encoding beta-glucosidase 40: MLFRVKTIVPLALGLLLLHLCCAYGGITRKDFPNGFVFGTASSAYQYEGAVKEDGRGPSIWDTFAHKFGKVTDFSNADVAVDQYHLYEGDIKLMKDMGMDAYRFSISWPRIFPNGSGQINQAGIDHYNALINSLLAHGIEPYVTLYHWDLPQALQDQYNGWLDTRIINDFATYAETCFQKFGDRVKNWMTFNEPHTLTVQGYDVGLQAPGRCSILLRLFCRGGNSASEPYIVGHNVLLSHAAAFDIYKRKYKAKQNGRVGIAFDVIWYVPGTNKTKDVEATQRAQDFQLGWFLDPVMFGDYPSSMRTRVGDRLPRFSKLQSTLLKGSINFVGINHYTTWYAWHNSTRIIGVLLNDSVADSGSITLPWRNGKAIGDRANSIWLYIVPEGFRSLLNYVKNRYGNPLVIITENGMDDPNSPFISLKKALKDEKRVKYYNDYLTNLLAAIKEDGCNVKGYFAWSLLDNWEWAAGYSSRFGLYFVDYNDKLKRYAKDSAMWFKNFLTAG; encoded by the exons ATGTTGTTTAGAGTGAAAACAATTGTACCATTAGCTTTGGGGCTTCTACTTCTTCATCTATGTTGTGCCTATGGGGGGATTACCAGAAAAGACTTTCCAAATGGCTTTGTTTTTGGAACCGCCTCTTCTGCTTACCAG TATGAAGGAGCAGTGAAGGAAGATGGAAGGGGTCCTTCTATTTGGGACACATTTGCTCATAAATTtg GTAAGGTGACTGATTTCAGTAATGCTGATGTGGCAGTTGATCAATACCACTTGTATGAG GGTGACATAAAGTTGATGAAGGATATGGGCATGGATGCCTATAGATTTTCAATCTCATGGCCAAGAATTTTCCCAA ATGGAAGTGGTCAAATCAACCAAGCTGGAATTGATCATTACAACGCTCTTATTAATTCTTTATTGGCCCATG GAATCGAACCATACGTGACCCTCTACCATTGGGACCTTCCTCAAGCACTACAAGACCAATACAATGGATGGCTCGACACTCGAATAAT AAATGATTTTGCAACATATGCCGAGACATGTTTCCAGAAATTTGGTGATCGGGTGAAGAACTGGATGACATTTAACGAACCTCATACTTTAACCGTACAAGGTTATGATGTCGGGCTTCAAGCACCAGGCCGTTGCTCGATACTTCTTCGATTGTTTTGTCGGGGTGGAAACTCGGCTAGTGAACCTTACATTGTTGGTCATAATGTTCTTCTTTCACACGCAGCCGCCTTCGAcatttacaaaagaaaatacaAG GCAAAGCAGAATGGGCGCGTAGGGATCGCGTTTGATGTCATTTGGTATGTGCCGGGCACAAACAAGACCAAAGACGTTGAAGCAACCCAACGAGCACAAGATTTCCAGTTGGGATGGTTTCTCGATCCTGTAATGTTTGGAGACTACCCGAGCTCAATGAGGACAAGAGTAGGAGACCGGTTACCAAGATTTTCTAAACTTCAATCGACTCTTCTCAAGGGTTCTATCAATTTTGTTGGTAtaaatcattacacaacatggTACGCGTGGCATAACTCAACTAGGATCATCGGCGTTTTGCTCAACGATTCTGTTGCAGACTCGGGTTCCATTACCCTTC CGTGGAGAAACGGGAAAGCCATTGGCGACCGG GCAAATTCAATCTGGTTATACATAGTGCCAGAAGGGTTTAGAAGTTTATTAAATTATGTCAAGAACAGATATGGGAATCCTCTAGTGATTATCACTGAAAATG GGATGGATGACCCAAACAGCCCATTTATCTCTCTCAAAAAGGCACTAAAAGATGAAAAAAGGGTCAAATACTATAATGACTATCTCACAAACTTGCTAGCTGCCATAAA AGAGGATGGGTGTAATGTGAAGGGATATTTTGCATGGTCATTGTTGGATAACTGGGAATGGGCTGCGGGTTATAGTTCGCGATTCGGGTTGTATTTTGTCGACTATAATGACAAGCTCAAAAGATACGCTAAGGACTCGGCTATGTGGTTCAAGAATTTCTTGACCGCGGGTTAG